Within uncultured Methanoregula sp., the genomic segment AGACTCACAGACCTCCGGACCGGCGCCGCCGGGGCGGTTGCCTGCAAGTACCTCTCACCGAAGACGGCGATAACCCTCGGGGTAGTGGGGACGGGCCGGCAGGCAGAGGCACAGGTACTGGCAACGGCTGAGGAAGTCACCCTGAATAAGATCCTTGTCTGGAGCCGGAATCCTGCACATGCCGATGCATTTGCAAAAAAACTGGGGAGCCGGTTCGACTGCGTGGGTGTGTCAATCGAAAAAGCCTGCGATGCGGACGTTATTGTCACGACAACACCTTCCCGCTCGCCCATTGTCCGGAGCGAATGGGTGCACGAGGGTACCCATATCAATGCCATCGGGGCGGATGCTCCCGGCAAGGAAGAGCTGGATCCCGCCCTGCTCCGGCGCGCCCGGGTCTTTGTCGACGATTATCGGCAGGCCGTTCATTCCGGCGAGATCAATGTCCCGATACGGGATAACCAGTACCGGGAAGACGAGATCGCAGGAACGATCGGTGAAGTGGTGACCGGGAAGAAGAAGCGGAACCGTGCCGGTGAGATCACCATCTTCGATTCAACCGGCCTTGCAATCCAGGACCTGGCAATTGCGAAGATCGCCATGAAGCATGGCAAGCGGTTCGATCTGCCATTTCCGTGAGCGGCGGATTCAGTGGAAAGGATGGTTACATACGACATGTCACGATTATTTA encodes:
- a CDS encoding NAD(P)-binding domain-containing protein; translated protein: MQYITDTEKSLDLGEINRAVEAAFADHGNDLVQMPPKVYVTLPAGDFRTMPAYLPSLAIAGVKIVNVHPDNPAHGLPTVMALTIILDLSTGEPVAVINATRLTDLRTGAAGAVACKYLSPKTAITLGVVGTGRQAEAQVLATAEEVTLNKILVWSRNPAHADAFAKKLGSRFDCVGVSIEKACDADVIVTTTPSRSPIVRSEWVHEGTHINAIGADAPGKEELDPALLRRARVFVDDYRQAVHSGEINVPIRDNQYREDEIAGTIGEVVTGKKKRNRAGEITIFDSTGLAIQDLAIAKIAMKHGKRFDLPFP